A window from Schistosoma haematobium chromosome 3, whole genome shotgun sequence encodes these proteins:
- a CDS encoding hypothetical protein (EggNog:ENOG4113Q6J~COG:T), giving the protein MNNFNAQYIQPGLCENQCHCPKGENVVHCDRQDHLYGVPTNIPNGITKLFIQQSDFPIPNSLNQANMTGLEKLEYLRIIYCNLQVIESRTFMKMTELKHLDLSHNSLIRIESYTFYGLQLNHLYLSEQHSLPDNGMLITEDSFHGLSANQINLRGNRIQSIHYEIFHKVPSLDRLILSDNLITTIDDGFEKYFNYPNKLLDLTGNPLECNCRLSWIVQRTIDWKDSLPGLNMTCIHFTRKDNSIQKIKNIYELVKLTPEQLCPTSRIQQIFINILDDTSRALISCTAVTVPKHSQHLLYNTNMIISNNKILSHTPPGVAWRYIESGQLREVRYLTSTNHLTNHNNEYLYQINSTMDNPSATVQLNITLDKKPRKYTCTTWDDKKETEEVIVTLKGPELINIPKINNTLSIDHELINTQTNTNTNTNINNRNYYIKQSDDLLRNEILYDQSYYLYQKQFTLLEMSIAVICTFLTTLIFLLISAKCLRLCKHYKLFQFTSSCSTIGINDTKSIYHPVKLINNDTNMIEQINNNNNNTPMKLNGIHSSNIINENGYNFIRTHTNPYSQMILSTLHGHNIITTTTTNTTNTTITTNNNNGSNNNNDFSAQINQYPNLTNQYLTVTCNGNGLPSLPSPPSIPIHLASSSGSGTDDLQQSLAILTSTPLIQQNKLRNLLNNETNTVGLSPFLTNTQPHIRNWLIAPGSPYSITGSHVYDVPRTLEINQGTLPMSAGLVNRSSLLSESE; this is encoded by the coding sequence atgaataatttcaatgCTCAATATATTCAACCAGGTTTATGTGAAAATCAATGTCATTGTCCAAAAGGTGAAAATGTTGTCCATTGTGATAGACAAGATCATTTATATGGTGTACCAACCAATATACCAAATGGtataacaaaattatttatacaACAAAGTGATTTCCCTATACCGAATTCATTAAATCAAGCTAATATGACTGGTTTAGAAAAATTAGAATATTTACGTATAATCTATTGTAATTTACAAGTGATTGAATCACGAACATTTATGAAAATGACTGAATTAAAACATTTAGATTTATCTCATAATTCATTAATTCGTATTGAATCATATACATTTTATGGTttacaattaaatcatttatatttaagtGAACAACATTCATTACCGGATAATGGTATGTTAATAACAGAAGATTCATTTCATGGTTTATCAGCGAATCAAATTAATCTACGTGGAAATCGTATTCAATCTattcattatgaaatatttcataaagTACCAAGTTTAGATAGATTAATATTATCGGATAATTTGATTACAACTATTGATGATggatttgaaaaatattttaattatcctAATAAATTACTTGATTTAACTGGGAATCCATTAGAATGTAATTGTCGTTTATCATGGATTGTTCAACGTACTATAGATTGGAAAGATAGTTTACCTGGTTTAAATATGACATGTATTCATTTTACTAGAAAAGACAATTCTatacaaaaaattaaaaatatctaTGAATTAGTGAAATTAACACCGGAACAATTATGTCCAACATCACGTATACAacaaatttttattaatatattaGATGATACTAGTCGAGCATTAATTTCATGTACAGCAGTCACTGTACCAAAACATTCACAACATCTATTATATAATACAAATATGATTAtatctaataataaaatattaagtcATACACCACCAGGTGTAGCATGGCGTTATATAGAAAGTGGACAATTACGTGAAGTAAGATATTTAACATCAACTAATCATTtaactaatcataataatgaatatttatatcaaataaattcaactatGGATAATCCATCAGCAACAGTTCAATTAAATATTACATTAGATAAAAAACCACGTAAATATACATGTACTACATGGGAtgataaaaaagaaacagaagaaGTTATAGTAACATTAAAAGGACCAGAATTAATCAATATaccaaaaatcaataatacatTATCGATTgatcatgaattaatcaatACTCAAaccaatactaatactaataccaATATCAATAATCGTAATTATTATATCAAACAATCAGATGAtttattacgtaatgaaatcTTATATGATCaatcttattatttatatcaaaaacAATTTACATTATTAGAAATGTCTATAGCAGTGATTTGTACATTTCTTACTACATTAATCTTTTTATTAATTAGTGCTAAATGTTTACGTTTATGTAAacattataaattatttcaatttacATCAAGTTGTAGTACTATTGGAATCAATGATACTAAATCAATATATCATCCAgtgaaattaatcaataatgataCTAATATGATCgaacaaatcaataataataataataatacaccaATGAAATTAAATGGTATCCATTCATCAAATATAATCAATGAGAATGGATATAATTTTATAAGAACACATACAAATCCTTATTCACAAATGATTTTATCAACATTACATGGTcataatattattactactactactactaatactaccaacactactattactactaataataataatggtagtaataataataatgatttttcaGCACAAATCAATCAATATCCAAATCTTACAAATCAATATTTAACAGTTACTTGTAATGGTAAtggtttaccatcattaccATCACCACCATCAATACCAATTCATTTAGCATCATCATCTGGTTCAGGTACAGATGATTTACAACAAAGTTTAGCTATATTAACATCAACTCCATTAAtacaacaaaataaattaagaaatcttttaaataatgaaacaaatacAGTTGGATTATCACCATTTTTAACGAATACACAACCACATATAAGAAATTGGCTTATAGCGCCTGGTTCACCATATTCTATTACAGGTAGTCATGTTTATGATGTGCCTAGAACACTTGAAATTAATCAAGGTACATTACCAATGTCAGCAGGTTTAGTGAATCGATCTAGTCTACTCAGTGaatcagaataa